A portion of the Chondrinema litorale genome contains these proteins:
- a CDS encoding response regulator transcription factor, with the protein MMDSDKKAHILLVEDDESLGFIIKDNLEMNNLNVTLIQDGNEAINTLKEFKYDVCILDIMLPGKDGLSIAKEMQNSGLEIPFMFLSARSLKEDRIKGFRTGCDDYLTKPFNIEELLLRIEVILRRNSKNAIQKQSTYQIGDYLFDYKNQFLKYDDEINRLTQREAEILKILVTNRESLVKRSDILIQVWGDDDYFKGRSLDVFISKIRKYLKKDKKIKVINVHSSGFCLEIADFS; encoded by the coding sequence ATGATGGATTCTGACAAAAAAGCACATATTCTATTGGTAGAAGATGACGAAAGTTTGGGTTTTATCATCAAAGACAATTTAGAGATGAACAACCTCAACGTAACACTTATACAGGATGGAAACGAAGCTATTAACACACTTAAAGAGTTTAAATATGATGTCTGCATTTTAGATATAATGCTTCCTGGAAAAGATGGGTTGAGTATCGCCAAAGAGATGCAAAATTCTGGTTTGGAAATACCTTTCATGTTTTTAAGTGCGCGGTCTTTAAAAGAAGATCGGATTAAAGGCTTTCGCACCGGATGCGACGATTACCTCACCAAACCTTTTAACATAGAAGAACTTCTCTTAAGAATTGAAGTAATACTCCGACGTAACAGTAAAAATGCCATACAAAAACAAAGCACTTACCAAATTGGCGACTATTTGTTTGATTATAAAAATCAGTTTTTAAAGTATGATGATGAAATTAATAGACTCACACAAAGAGAAGCCGAAATTCTAAAAATACTTGTAACTAACAGAGAAAGTCTAGTAAAAAGAAGTGATATTTTGATACAAGTTTGGGGCGACGACGATTATTTTAAAGGAAGAAGCTTAGATGTGTTTATTTCTAAAATCAGGAAATACTTAAAAAAAGACAAGAAAATTAAGGTCATTAATGTACATAGTAGTGGTTTTTGCCTCGAAATCGCAGATTTTAGCTAG